One Kitasatospora sp. NBC_01287 DNA window includes the following coding sequences:
- a CDS encoding S1C family serine protease, producing MSENHGADESTRSGGPEQYGHPDSHGSDHGSDRGGDRGGAPGADQAPGSGTSHGTSHGTGPAVPPGGWGPPPLPGTAVPGAPPTPPSGHLPPPPPPYPPGGWGPPQHGYPPVPPRRGRAGRTSLVLLAVVMAGVLAGVGLDHAFWQQRDAASPLRPANPAAPFTQSGAGGSSGSGAGAGVATAVDPTLVNIDVAVGYQGAEAAGTGIVLSSSGEVLTNNHVIDGATSISATDVGNGHTYTATVVGYDRTGDLAVIQLKDASGLAPAKLGDSSKVAVGDTVTAIGNAGGTNRTPTAASGSVTALNQDITASDEGSGTSEQLSGMIQVDADVQPGDSGGSLVDSSGAVIGIDTAGSDGSGSQQQAASQGFAIPIDAALPLAQQMEAGKASTEVHIGPTAFLGVEVATGSGAGSGQGSGSGSGQGSGSGSGVPIAGVVQGSPAAQAGLAQGDEITAVDGRTVLDPDALTDLMSSQTPGSQVSVQWVDAAGAQHSATVTLTTGPAD from the coding sequence ATGAGCGAAAATCACGGCGCGGACGAATCGACCCGATCCGGTGGCCCGGAGCAGTACGGCCACCCCGACAGCCACGGCAGCGACCACGGCAGCGACCGGGGCGGCGACCGGGGCGGCGCACCCGGCGCAGACCAGGCCCCCGGCTCCGGCACCAGCCACGGCACCAGCCACGGCACCGGCCCCGCCGTCCCTCCCGGCGGCTGGGGCCCGCCGCCGCTGCCGGGCACGGCCGTCCCGGGCGCGCCGCCGACCCCGCCGTCCGGCCACCTCCCCCCACCGCCGCCCCCGTATCCGCCCGGCGGCTGGGGCCCGCCCCAGCACGGCTACCCGCCGGTGCCGCCGCGGCGCGGGCGCGCGGGGCGGACCTCGCTGGTGCTGCTGGCGGTGGTCATGGCCGGCGTGCTGGCGGGGGTCGGCCTCGACCACGCGTTCTGGCAGCAGCGGGACGCCGCCTCGCCGCTCCGGCCCGCCAACCCGGCGGCGCCCTTCACGCAGTCGGGCGCGGGCGGGAGCAGCGGTTCCGGCGCGGGCGCGGGAGTGGCCACCGCGGTCGACCCGACGCTGGTGAACATCGACGTCGCGGTCGGCTACCAGGGCGCCGAGGCGGCCGGGACCGGCATCGTGCTCTCCAGCTCCGGCGAGGTGCTCACCAACAACCACGTGATCGACGGCGCCACCTCGATCAGCGCGACCGATGTGGGCAACGGCCACACCTACACCGCCACGGTGGTCGGCTACGACCGCACCGGCGACCTGGCGGTGATCCAGCTGAAGGACGCCTCCGGACTGGCGCCCGCGAAGCTCGGCGACTCCTCGAAGGTCGCCGTGGGTGACACGGTGACGGCGATCGGCAACGCCGGCGGCACCAACCGGACCCCGACCGCGGCCTCGGGCAGCGTGACCGCGCTCAACCAGGACATCACCGCGAGCGACGAGGGCAGCGGCACCTCCGAGCAGCTCAGCGGCATGATCCAGGTGGACGCGGACGTGCAGCCCGGCGACTCCGGCGGTTCGCTGGTGGACTCCTCCGGGGCGGTGATCGGCATCGACACCGCCGGCTCCGACGGCTCCGGATCGCAGCAGCAGGCCGCCTCGCAGGGCTTCGCGATCCCGATCGACGCGGCGCTGCCGCTGGCCCAGCAGATGGAGGCGGGCAAGGCGAGCACCGAGGTGCACATCGGCCCGACGGCGTTCCTCGGCGTGGAGGTCGCCACCGGCTCCGGAGCGGGCTCGGGCCAGGGCTCGGGCTCGGGCTCGGGCCAGGGCTCCGGCTCCGGCTCCGGCGTCCCGATCGCCGGGGTGGTCCAGGGCTCCCCCGCCGCGCAGGCCGGGCTCGCCCAGGGCGATGAGATCACCGCCGTCGACGGCCGGACCGTGCTCGACCCGGACGCGCTCACCGATCTGATGAGCAGCCAGACCCCGGGCAGCCAGGTGAGCGTCCAGTGGGTCGACGCCGCCGGTGCCCAGCACAGCGCCACGGTCACCCTCACCACCGGCCCGGCCGACTGA
- a CDS encoding glutamate synthase subunit beta: MADPMAFFSTPRQERARRTLPERAHDSAEVYRPRALLPIVGTQATRCMDCGLPFCHRACPLGNLIPEWNQLVAADDWQAAAHRLAATNNFPEFTGRLCPAPCESACVLAIDGEPVTIKNIELAIADRAWEDGCEGPRPPAHSTGRTVAVVGSGPAGLAAAQQLTRAGHAVTVYESADRPGGLLRYGIPDFRLEKHRLDRRIGQLRAEGTRFCTGVRVGEDLAADLLRESHDALVIATGAPVCRELEVPGREFTGIRQAMEYLPLANRVAAGDLGGSPLSARGCRVVVIGGGDTAADCVGTALRQHALDIQQVDINPRPPAARSTAQPWPVHAKVYRETTSHEEANALHPEDDGIRTFAATTVAFEGDRSGHVTAVRLARTASGGRRPVPGSESALPADLVLLALGFRGPDRSSRLVRQLGLPATADGALARDHAFASPVDGVFIAGDAGRGQSLIVWAIAEGRSAAAAVHRYLTGSDELPAPITPQDGAIAAEDHGGAG; this comes from the coding sequence ATGGCCGATCCGATGGCGTTCTTCAGCACCCCTCGGCAGGAGCGGGCCCGCCGCACACTCCCCGAGCGGGCGCACGACTCGGCCGAGGTCTACCGGCCCCGCGCCCTGCTGCCGATCGTCGGCACCCAGGCCACCCGCTGCATGGACTGCGGGCTGCCGTTCTGCCACCGGGCGTGCCCGCTGGGCAACCTGATCCCCGAGTGGAACCAGCTGGTCGCCGCCGACGACTGGCAGGCCGCCGCCCACCGGCTGGCGGCCACCAACAACTTCCCCGAGTTCACCGGACGGCTCTGCCCGGCTCCCTGCGAGAGCGCCTGCGTGCTGGCGATCGACGGCGAGCCGGTGACGATCAAGAACATCGAGCTGGCGATCGCCGACCGCGCCTGGGAGGACGGCTGCGAGGGCCCGCGGCCACCCGCGCACAGCACCGGCCGGACAGTGGCCGTGGTCGGCTCCGGCCCGGCCGGCCTGGCCGCCGCCCAGCAGCTGACCCGCGCCGGGCACGCCGTGACGGTCTACGAGAGCGCCGACCGCCCGGGCGGACTGCTGCGCTACGGCATCCCCGACTTCCGGCTGGAGAAGCACCGGCTGGACCGGCGGATCGGCCAGCTCCGCGCCGAGGGCACCAGGTTCTGCACCGGCGTGCGGGTCGGTGAGGACCTGGCGGCGGACCTGCTCCGGGAGAGCCACGACGCGCTGGTGATCGCCACCGGCGCCCCGGTCTGTCGTGAACTGGAGGTGCCAGGGCGCGAGTTCACCGGCATCCGGCAGGCCATGGAGTACCTGCCGCTGGCCAACCGGGTCGCCGCCGGCGACCTCGGCGGATCCCCGCTCAGCGCCCGGGGGTGCCGGGTGGTGGTGATCGGCGGCGGCGACACCGCGGCCGACTGCGTGGGTACCGCGCTGCGCCAGCACGCGCTGGACATCCAGCAGGTCGACATCAACCCCCGGCCGCCGGCCGCCCGGTCCACCGCGCAGCCGTGGCCGGTGCACGCGAAGGTCTACCGCGAGACCACCTCGCACGAGGAGGCCAACGCGCTGCACCCCGAGGACGACGGCATCCGGACCTTCGCCGCCACCACCGTCGCCTTCGAGGGCGACCGAAGCGGCCACGTGACCGCCGTCCGGCTGGCCCGCACGGCGAGCGGCGGCCGCCGACCGGTGCCCGGGAGCGAGAGCGCCCTGCCGGCCGACCTCGTGCTGCTCGCGCTCGGCTTCCGCGGCCCGGACCGGAGCAGCCGGCTGGTTCGCCAGCTCGGCCTGCCCGCCACCGCCGACGGCGCCCTCGCCAGGGACCACGCCTTCGCCTCCCCGGTGGACGGTGTCTTCATCGCGGGCGACGCCGGCCGCGGCCAGTCGCTGATCGTCTGGGCCATCGCCGAAGGCCGCTCGGCCGCCGCGGCGGTGCACCGCTACCTCACCGGCAGCGACGAGCTGCCGGCCCCGATCACCCCGCAGGACGGCGCCATCGCGGCCGAGGACCACGGCGGCGCCGGCTGA
- a CDS encoding ATP-binding protein produces MSVQSVRPTASVAAVRRGRGSLGRAARRGLGRTRELGRLLGRGRPPASGRGRRRAVLKVPRQVRDCREFTRRTLGDWGWLPAADRAGREWADDVLLLVSELATNAFLHAGGPEYLRLRRGRHALRVEVADREGDRLRPHRPDPLRPGGYGLHLVHELAADWGVAPHRRRRGKSVWFEVRTPR; encoded by the coding sequence GTGAGCGTGCAGAGTGTCCGGCCCACGGCGAGCGTCGCCGCCGTCCGGCGCGGTCGCGGCTCGCTGGGGCGAGCGGCGCGGCGCGGGCTGGGCCGGACGCGCGAGCTGGGTCGGCTGCTCGGGCGGGGACGGCCGCCCGCGTCGGGGCGCGGACGGCGGCGCGCGGTGCTCAAGGTGCCCCGGCAGGTACGTGACTGCCGGGAGTTCACCCGCCGCACGCTGGGCGACTGGGGTTGGCTGCCGGCCGCCGACCGGGCAGGCCGCGAGTGGGCGGACGACGTGCTGCTGCTGGTCTCCGAGCTGGCCACCAACGCCTTCCTGCACGCGGGCGGCCCCGAGTACCTGCGCCTGCGCCGCGGCCGGCACGCGCTGCGGGTCGAGGTCGCCGACCGCGAGGGCGACCGCCTGCGACCGCACCGCCCCGACCCGCTGCGCCCCGGCGGCTACGGCCTGCACCTGGTGCACGAGCTGGCCGCGGACTGGGGTGTGGCACCGCACCGGCGGCGGCGCGGCAAGTCGGTCTGGTTCGAGGTCCGCACACCGCGCTGA
- a CDS encoding MOSC domain-containing protein, with product MELLSVNVGRPRPNPWKDLRNTGIDKQPVDGPVAVHAPGPKGTGEVGLAGDRVFDVKNHGGADQAVYAYAREDLDDWAAQLGRPLHGGVFGENLTTAGLDVNGALIGERWRIGSDVVLEVSCPRIPCGTFQGWLERDGWIKQFTRAARPGAYLRVIEPGDLCAGDRIEIVHRPDHDVTVALVFRALTLEPDLLPRLLIADALPQEGKDLARRRSARDHG from the coding sequence ATGGAACTGCTCAGCGTCAATGTCGGCCGGCCCCGGCCCAACCCCTGGAAGGACCTGCGCAACACGGGCATCGACAAGCAGCCGGTCGACGGCCCGGTCGCCGTGCACGCCCCCGGGCCGAAGGGCACCGGCGAGGTCGGCCTCGCCGGCGACCGGGTGTTCGACGTGAAGAACCACGGCGGCGCCGACCAGGCCGTCTACGCCTACGCCCGCGAGGATCTCGACGACTGGGCGGCCCAGTTGGGGCGGCCCCTGCACGGCGGCGTCTTCGGGGAGAACCTCACGACCGCGGGGCTGGACGTCAACGGCGCCCTGATCGGCGAGCGCTGGCGGATCGGCTCGGACGTCGTCCTGGAGGTGTCGTGCCCGCGGATCCCGTGCGGGACCTTCCAGGGCTGGCTGGAGCGGGACGGCTGGATCAAGCAGTTCACCCGGGCCGCTCGCCCGGGCGCGTACCTGCGCGTGATCGAGCCCGGCGACCTGTGCGCGGGCGACCGGATCGAGATCGTGCACCGGCCCGACCACGACGTGACGGTCGCGCTGGTCTTCCGCGCCCTGACCCTGGAGCCGGACCTGCTGCCCCGCCTGCTGATCGCCGACGCGCTGCCGCAGGAGGGCAAGGACCTGGCCCGCAGGCGCTCCGCCCGCGATCACGGGTGA
- a CDS encoding transglycosylase SLT domain-containing protein, giving the protein MNAVFSASRVRKSAALLVSAAGIAALGAAVAPSAASAATPQEIAASVVPGDQLASFDQIIAHESGWNVTATNPSSGAYGLAQALPGSKMASAGADWQTNAGTQIKWAYDYMNSRYGSPNQAWAYWQIHHNY; this is encoded by the coding sequence TTGAACGCCGTTTTCTCTGCTTCTCGTGTGCGTAAGTCTGCTGCTCTTCTTGTTTCGGCTGCTGGTATCGCGGCGTTGGGTGCCGCTGTGGCTCCGTCGGCCGCGTCGGCGGCGACGCCGCAGGAGATCGCGGCGAGTGTGGTGCCGGGTGACCAGTTGGCGTCGTTCGACCAGATCATCGCGCATGAGAGTGGTTGGAACGTGACGGCGACGAATCCGTCCTCGGGTGCGTACGGTCTGGCGCAGGCGTTGCCGGGTTCGAAGATGGCGTCGGCGGGTGCGGACTGGCAGACCAACGCGGGTACGCAGATCAAGTGGGCGTACGACTACATGAACTCGCGGTACGGCAGCCCGAACCAGGCGTGGGCGTACTGGCAGATCCACCACAACTACTGA
- a CDS encoding DUF2252 domain-containing protein has product MGRQSSITTGRQTRKRVPRSSHGSWTPAPDRADPVEILERQGANRVPELLPVRYARMAATRFGFLRGAPAVLAADLAAAPHTGLTVQLCGDAHLSNFGVFASPERALLFDLNDFDETLPGPFEWDVKRLAASIAVAAAANEESEATAHAAARDSARAYRLAIRRLADRGELDVWYERVDTADLLPQVRKSGYRRRVEANLAKARGRTSLQALAKLTEPGKGGTPRIIHDPPLLEPLDRATFTNVRQILDDYRATLPEERAQLLDRFEVLDAARKVVGVGSVGTRCYIVLLRGRTTGEPLFLQVKEAERSVLEAHLAPARHRHQGHRVVAGQRLLQAAGDSFLGWSTGPGGREFYWRQLRDMKGSAVIEGMPGDLLLRYAALCGQTLAHGHARSGDRVAIAAYLGSGDSFDRAIADFALRYAEQTRSDHAALTTAIATGRITAAPG; this is encoded by the coding sequence ATGGGACGCCAGAGCTCGATCACCACCGGCCGGCAGACCCGCAAGCGGGTCCCCCGCTCCTCGCACGGCAGCTGGACACCGGCCCCGGACCGCGCCGACCCCGTCGAGATCCTGGAGCGGCAGGGCGCCAACCGGGTGCCCGAGCTGCTGCCGGTCCGCTACGCGCGGATGGCGGCCACCCGCTTCGGCTTCCTGCGCGGCGCGCCCGCCGTGCTGGCCGCCGACCTCGCGGCCGCACCGCACACCGGCCTCACCGTCCAGCTCTGCGGCGACGCCCACCTCTCCAACTTCGGCGTCTTCGCCTCACCGGAACGCGCCCTGCTCTTCGACCTCAACGACTTCGACGAGACGCTGCCCGGCCCCTTCGAGTGGGACGTCAAGCGGCTGGCCGCCAGCATCGCCGTGGCCGCCGCCGCGAACGAGGAGAGCGAGGCCACCGCCCACGCCGCCGCCCGGGACAGCGCGCGGGCCTACCGCCTCGCGATCCGCCGGCTGGCCGACCGCGGCGAGCTGGACGTCTGGTACGAGCGGGTGGACACCGCCGACCTGCTGCCGCAGGTGCGCAAGAGCGGATACCGCCGACGGGTCGAGGCCAACCTGGCGAAGGCGCGCGGCCGCACCAGCCTGCAGGCCCTGGCCAAGCTCACCGAGCCGGGCAAGGGCGGCACCCCGCGGATCATCCACGACCCGCCGCTGCTCGAACCGCTCGACCGGGCGACCTTCACCAATGTGCGGCAGATCCTCGACGACTACCGGGCCACCCTGCCCGAGGAGCGCGCCCAGCTGCTCGACCGCTTCGAGGTGCTGGACGCGGCCCGCAAGGTGGTCGGCGTCGGCAGTGTCGGCACCCGCTGCTACATCGTGCTGCTGCGCGGCCGCACCACCGGCGAACCGCTCTTCCTCCAGGTGAAGGAGGCCGAGCGCTCCGTCCTCGAAGCACACCTGGCCCCGGCCCGGCACCGCCACCAGGGCCACCGGGTGGTCGCCGGGCAACGCCTGCTGCAGGCGGCGGGCGACAGCTTCCTCGGCTGGTCGACCGGCCCCGGCGGCCGTGAGTTCTACTGGCGGCAGCTGCGCGACATGAAGGGCTCCGCCGTCATCGAGGGCATGCCCGGTGACCTGCTGCTGCGCTACGCCGCGCTCTGCGGCCAGACCCTCGCGCACGGTCACGCCAGGTCCGGCGACCGGGTCGCCATCGCCGCCTACCTCGGTTCCGGCGACTCCTTCGACCGGGCCATCGCCGACTTCGCCCTGCGCTACGCCGAGCAGACCCGCTCCGACCACGCCGCGCTGACCACCGCGATCGCCACCGGCCGGATCACCGCCGCCCCCGGCTGA
- a CDS encoding multicopper oxidase domain-containing protein, whose amino-acid sequence MSADQARDEKHPGGARHPGGRTDGTGRRSVVRSLLGGGAAVALGGATAQGAAAAAPRARAATGAAADPLAADPFTADTFQAGGRLREYWLQADSFEHNPVANGRDAMMGHHFTAGQTTFRAIGYRAWTADWGRPLDADPGPDGIGANCGIPGPVLRAEVGDVIRVHFRNNDEHYRWPHSLHPHGVRYDRDNDGGWLADDPDRPGTAVPFGGSHTYTWVCPPSSVGTWLYHDHSVPQSIAATPAPGGAPAAPAHQGHGPDAGGGPGGSPAGGSGGEAVMELGAELGLFGVLVVTDPSTPKVDREFVVFLHDAYKSDIPSLAQNLNLVNGGAFLDNTPTFTAKVGDRVRWRIAALGQEFHVFHLHGHRWRSTQGYQGWVDSQIIGPSTTLTIEYREDNPGDWIYHCHVIHHMMGGMVGRYQVT is encoded by the coding sequence ATGTCGGCTGATCAGGCCAGAGACGAGAAACACCCCGGCGGCGCGAGGCACCCCGGCGGACGCACGGACGGCACCGGGCGGCGGTCCGTGGTGCGGAGCCTGCTGGGCGGCGGTGCCGCCGTCGCCCTCGGCGGGGCGACGGCCCAAGGCGCGGCCGCGGCCGCCCCCCGCGCGCGGGCCGCCACCGGGGCAGCCGCGGACCCCCTCGCCGCCGACCCCTTCACCGCCGACACGTTCCAGGCCGGCGGGCGGCTGCGCGAGTACTGGCTGCAGGCCGACTCCTTCGAACACAACCCGGTGGCCAACGGCCGGGACGCCATGATGGGCCATCACTTCACCGCCGGGCAGACCACCTTCCGGGCGATCGGGTACCGCGCCTGGACCGCCGACTGGGGCCGCCCGCTCGACGCCGACCCGGGGCCGGACGGCATCGGCGCCAACTGCGGCATCCCCGGCCCGGTGCTGCGCGCCGAGGTGGGCGACGTGATCCGGGTGCACTTCCGCAACAACGACGAGCACTACCGCTGGCCGCACAGCCTGCACCCGCACGGGGTGCGCTACGACCGCGACAACGACGGCGGTTGGCTGGCCGACGACCCCGACCGCCCGGGCACGGCCGTGCCGTTCGGCGGCAGCCACACCTACACCTGGGTCTGCCCGCCCTCCTCGGTGGGCACCTGGCTCTACCACGACCACTCGGTACCGCAGTCCATCGCCGCCACGCCCGCACCCGGCGGCGCACCCGCCGCACCCGCGCACCAGGGCCACGGGCCGGACGCCGGCGGCGGGCCGGGCGGCAGCCCCGCCGGCGGGTCCGGCGGCGAGGCGGTCATGGAACTCGGCGCGGAACTCGGCCTGTTCGGCGTCCTGGTGGTCACCGACCCGTCGACCCCGAAGGTCGACCGCGAGTTCGTGGTCTTCCTGCACGACGCCTACAAGTCCGACATCCCCTCGCTCGCGCAGAACCTGAACCTGGTCAACGGCGGCGCCTTCCTGGACAACACCCCGACCTTCACGGCCAAGGTCGGCGACCGGGTGCGCTGGCGGATCGCCGCGCTCGGCCAGGAGTTCCACGTGTTCCACCTGCACGGACACCGCTGGCGCAGCACCCAGGGCTACCAGGGCTGGGTGGACTCGCAGATCATCGGCCCCTCCACCACGCTCACCATCGAGTACCGGGAGGACAACCCCGGCGACTGGATCTACCACTGCCACGTCATCCACCACATGATGGGCGGCATGGTGGGCCGTTACCAGGTCACCTGA
- a CDS encoding FAD-dependent monooxygenase: MTPKVDDRVPVLITGGSLVGLSASLFLGRLGIDHLLVERHPRTSHHPRGRGNNVRTMELYRTAGVEPRIRQAAAVLSENHGILQADTLAGADQEWLFKQIDPGGALGRLSPSGWCLCSQNDLEPVLLGCAQELGGELRFNTELVSFEQDDQGVTAQVRDRESGQQRTVRADYLIAADGPRSPVREALGIGRQGQGDLFHNVSITFRAKRLADVVGERRFIVCYLTNPAGAGALLPVDNEEHWVFHAPWHPDRGEALEDFTDERCVALIRAATGVPDLELEVTGKAPWHAAERVAERYGAGRVFLAGDSAHEMSPTGAFGSNTGIQDAHNLAWKLAAVLRGWAGPGLLETYDAERRPVARATGARASARSAEHRHPGYEVSPGTGRQAGMLAVVLGYRYASTAVAGADPQGPAIPEDFRPVAVPGGRAPHQWLRGVDGRVSTLDLYERTPVLLTGPEGGAWHAAGQRAAERLGVPLACYRVAEGPAGDLAPEDGADWSGLHGVAADGAVLVRPDGFVAWQARTAGPEPERTLAEVLRQVFSLS, translated from the coding sequence ATGACGCCCAAGGTCGATGACCGCGTGCCCGTCCTGATCACGGGCGGTTCCCTGGTGGGGCTGTCCGCCTCGCTCTTCCTCGGCCGCCTCGGCATCGACCACCTGCTGGTGGAGCGCCATCCGCGCACGTCGCACCATCCGCGCGGGCGCGGCAACAACGTGCGCACCATGGAGCTCTACCGCACCGCCGGGGTCGAGCCGCGGATCCGCCAAGCCGCCGCCGTGCTCTCCGAGAACCACGGCATCCTGCAGGCCGACACCCTGGCCGGCGCGGATCAGGAGTGGCTCTTCAAGCAGATCGACCCGGGCGGCGCGCTCGGCCGGCTGAGCCCGTCCGGTTGGTGCCTGTGCAGCCAGAACGACCTGGAGCCGGTGCTGCTCGGCTGCGCCCAGGAGCTCGGCGGCGAGCTGCGCTTCAACACCGAGCTGGTCTCCTTCGAGCAGGACGACCAAGGGGTGACGGCCCAGGTCAGGGACCGGGAGTCGGGGCAGCAGCGCACCGTGCGGGCGGACTACCTGATCGCGGCCGACGGACCGCGCAGCCCGGTCCGGGAGGCGCTGGGCATCGGCCGGCAGGGCCAGGGCGACCTCTTCCACAACGTCAGCATCACGTTCCGGGCCAAGCGGCTGGCGGACGTGGTGGGCGAGCGGCGCTTCATCGTCTGCTACCTGACCAACCCCGCCGGCGCCGGCGCGCTGCTGCCCGTCGACAACGAGGAGCACTGGGTCTTCCACGCGCCCTGGCACCCGGACCGCGGTGAGGCGCTGGAGGACTTCACCGACGAGCGCTGCGTGGCGCTGATCCGCGCCGCCACCGGCGTGCCCGACCTGGAGCTGGAGGTGACCGGCAAGGCCCCGTGGCATGCCGCCGAACGGGTGGCGGAGCGCTATGGCGCGGGCCGGGTCTTCCTCGCCGGGGACTCCGCCCACGAGATGTCGCCCACCGGGGCGTTCGGCTCGAACACCGGGATCCAGGACGCGCACAACCTGGCCTGGAAGCTGGCCGCGGTGCTGCGCGGCTGGGCGGGGCCCGGGCTGCTGGAGACCTACGACGCCGAGCGGCGCCCGGTGGCGCGGGCGACCGGCGCGCGCGCATCGGCCAGGTCCGCCGAGCACCGCCACCCCGGTTACGAGGTGAGCCCCGGCACCGGGCGGCAGGCCGGGATGCTGGCGGTGGTGCTGGGCTACCGCTACGCCTCGACCGCGGTGGCCGGGGCCGATCCGCAGGGCCCGGCCATCCCCGAGGACTTCCGCCCGGTGGCGGTGCCCGGCGGCCGCGCACCGCACCAGTGGCTGCGCGGCGTGGACGGCCGGGTCTCGACGCTCGACCTCTACGAGCGCACGCCGGTCCTGCTGACCGGCCCCGAGGGCGGGGCCTGGCACGCGGCCGGGCAGCGGGCGGCCGAGCGGCTGGGGGTGCCGCTCGCCTGCTACCGGGTGGCGGAGGGACCGGCCGGCGACCTCGCCCCCGAGGACGGCGCCGACTGGTCGGGGCTGCACGGCGTGGCGGCCGACGGCGCGGTGCTGGTGCGCCCCGACGGGTTCGTGGCCTGGCAGGCGCGGACGGCCGGCCCGGAGCCCGAGCGGACGCTGGCCGAGGTGCTGCGGCAGGTGTTCAGCCTGAGCTGA
- a CDS encoding SchA/CurD-like domain-containing protein gives MTTLSDRQAPPATATTSRLRVVLLLDVHDGQEQRFLAAYEQIRHQVAGVPGHISDQLCQSLGNASQWLITSEWEGAEPFLTWVDSAAHRKVVEPLHACVRDTRSLRFLIARETPEPAAAERRRAEVDAAPRQQPLTDPLPTPPLASGGVVRHALTFTVKPGSERTVAELLAGYRSPRAEVDATTRLCRTSLFMRGNRVVRAVEVRGDLGNALRHVAQQPEVRAVEEAINPHLEEARDLGDPASARAFFARAALPAVRHVGGGGAGAPRDLIRQAFLYPVRQGHGAEAARLLAEHDQAAAGQPGHPLAGSTMFLHDDLLVRLVDLRVPYRQAPAPAAGFAPGRALEALRHHLDLSQEQQAQLTTEPGIADFLAAHAMDLVTDRESPPADPGADRPAKRSAAQHADPHADPHTDPHAPGGAPSFAATGE, from the coding sequence GTGACCACCCTGTCCGACCGGCAAGCCCCGCCCGCCACCGCCACGACCTCCCGACTGCGCGTCGTGCTGCTGCTGGATGTGCACGACGGCCAGGAGCAACGCTTCCTGGCCGCCTACGAACAGATCCGCCACCAGGTGGCCGGCGTGCCCGGCCACATCAGCGACCAGCTCTGCCAGTCGCTGGGCAACGCCTCGCAGTGGCTGATCACCAGTGAGTGGGAGGGTGCCGAACCCTTCCTGACCTGGGTGGACAGCGCCGCCCACCGCAAGGTGGTGGAGCCGCTGCACGCCTGCGTCCGGGACACCCGCTCGCTGCGCTTCCTGATCGCCCGCGAGACCCCCGAGCCGGCGGCCGCGGAGCGCCGCCGGGCCGAGGTCGACGCCGCTCCCAGGCAGCAGCCCCTGACCGACCCGCTGCCGACGCCGCCGCTGGCCAGCGGCGGCGTCGTGCGCCACGCGCTGACCTTCACCGTCAAGCCCGGCAGCGAGCGGACGGTCGCCGAGCTGCTGGCCGGCTACCGCTCACCGCGGGCCGAGGTCGACGCCACCACCCGGCTCTGCCGCACGTCGCTCTTCATGCGCGGCAACCGCGTGGTGCGGGCCGTCGAGGTGCGCGGCGACCTGGGCAACGCGCTGCGCCACGTCGCGCAGCAGCCCGAGGTGCGCGCGGTCGAGGAGGCGATCAACCCGCACCTGGAGGAGGCCCGCGACCTCGGCGATCCGGCGTCCGCGCGCGCGTTCTTCGCCCGCGCGGCGCTGCCCGCGGTGCGGCACGTCGGGGGCGGCGGCGCGGGTGCGCCGCGGGACCTGATCCGGCAGGCCTTCCTCTACCCGGTCCGCCAGGGCCACGGCGCCGAGGCGGCGCGCCTGCTCGCCGAGCACGACCAGGCGGCGGCCGGGCAGCCGGGGCACCCGCTGGCGGGCAGCACCATGTTCCTGCACGACGACCTCCTGGTGCGCCTGGTCGACCTGCGGGTGCCCTACCGGCAGGCGCCCGCGCCGGCGGCCGGCTTCGCCCCCGGCCGAGCGCTGGAGGCACTGCGCCACCACCTGGACCTGAGCCAGGAGCAGCAGGCGCAGCTGACGACCGAGCCGGGGATCGCCGACTTCCTGGCCGCACACGCGATGGACCTCGTCACCGACCGCGAGTCGCCGCCCGCGGACCCCGGCGCGGACCGCCCCGCGAAGCGCTCCGCGGCCCAGCACGCCGACCCGCACGCCGACCCGCACACCGACCCGCACGCCCCGGGTGGGGCGCCGTCCTTCGCCGCCACCGGAGAGTGA
- a CDS encoding cupin domain-containing protein, whose amino-acid sequence MTSQPVRIVHLDETQPNRRRGGDLRAMLTPTTVGATSGFMGLAIIQPGDRIGEHYHPYSEEFVFVVSGELEVDLDGVAHSLRPEQGLMIPRDMRHRFRNVGATEARMVFHLGPLAPRPELGHVDTEDTEDSRDATPSGVGA is encoded by the coding sequence GTGACCAGTCAGCCCGTACGCATCGTGCACCTCGACGAGACGCAGCCCAACCGCCGCCGCGGTGGCGACCTGCGCGCCATGCTCACCCCGACCACGGTCGGCGCCACCAGCGGCTTCATGGGCCTGGCGATCATCCAGCCCGGCGACCGGATCGGTGAGCACTACCACCCGTACTCCGAGGAGTTCGTCTTCGTCGTCAGCGGCGAGCTGGAGGTGGACCTGGACGGCGTCGCGCACTCGCTGCGGCCCGAGCAGGGCCTGATGATCCCGCGCGACATGCGGCACCGGTTCCGCAACGTGGGCGCCACCGAGGCCCGGATGGTCTTCCACCTCGGTCCGCTGGCGCCCCGGCCCGAACTCGGCCACGTGGACACCGAGGACACCGAGGACAGCCGGGACGCGACCCCGTCGGGAGTCGGCGCGTGA